From Solidesulfovibrio sp., a single genomic window includes:
- a CDS encoding TrkA family potassium uptake protein has translation MAGDQVCIIGLGKFGFHMGRCLAELGRTVVGVDGDPEKVSNAKNVFTQVYQLDAKDKRALEQIHVEEMSHVVVSVGHSMEASILISLYLKELGVPQVWVKAVSTDHEKLLLKIGVDTVFIPERFAAKNMAHQLASPGLIEYLPMDKDVAIKEIGIDDWAGRTLRQLDLTNKHQVQVIAQKRLGADHYSFIPKADETLGAGDKLVLVGREDRLARLRP, from the coding sequence ATGGCCGGGGATCAGGTCTGCATCATCGGGCTCGGCAAGTTCGGCTTCCACATGGGCCGCTGCCTGGCGGAACTGGGCCGCACGGTCGTCGGCGTGGACGGCGACCCGGAAAAGGTCAGTAACGCGAAAAACGTTTTCACCCAGGTCTACCAGCTCGACGCCAAGGACAAGCGGGCCCTGGAGCAGATCCATGTGGAGGAAATGTCCCACGTGGTCGTGTCCGTGGGCCATTCCATGGAGGCGAGCATCCTCATTTCGCTGTATTTGAAGGAACTCGGCGTGCCGCAGGTCTGGGTCAAGGCCGTGTCCACGGACCACGAGAAGCTGCTGCTCAAGATCGGCGTGGACACGGTGTTCATCCCCGAGCGCTTCGCCGCCAAGAACATGGCCCACCAGCTGGCCAGCCCCGGGCTTATCGAGTACCTGCCCATGGACAAGGACGTGGCCATCAAAGAGATCGGCATCGACGACTGGGCCGGCAGGACCCTGCGCCAGCTCGACCTGACCAACAAGCATCAGGTGCAGGTCATCGCCCAGAAGCGCCTGGGCGCGGACCATTATTCGTTCATCCCCAAGGCCGACGAAACCCTGGGCGCGGGCGACAAGCTCGTGCTGGTCGGCCGCGAGGACCGGCTGGCCCGGCTGCGCCCGTAA
- a CDS encoding elongation factor G — protein sequence MSDNLASQRTYALIGHGGCGKTSVAEMLLFTTNAVARLGKIEEGTTALDYEPEEVKRRGSTQPGLATYLFNKNRHFLLDVPGDGSFNGDLPFLLRAVDGVIFVVDAVDGVKPLTRKLWGEVAKLGLPAVFFINKMDRDRADFDMALSGIREKLGVKTYIQNLPIGAKENFKGVVNILEGKAYLFDDKGGATEGPVPDDMADEVETLRETMVEEIAVADEQLMERYLEGEEISTEELLATVHKATLSGQLCPVCCGSALKNMGGARLLAAVQNFLPGPLEGAEGQKTITTADGEEIPVSETGPVVAFVFKTLFDPFAGQLSMTRVLTGTLAPNQDLQNPVTDTLERAGQILLPLGKETVISKEPAGPGSIVALAKLKDTGTGDTLSDPKKPVTVTKPVLPPPMISYALAPAEKGDEDKVFAAMSKLLDEDITLSITRDEETGDILLSGMGQTHLETAVEKAKRRFKVSPVLKAPKIPYRESVKGKVEVQGRHKKQTGGRGQFGDCWIRMEGQPRGAGYEFVDAIVGGAIPRQYIPAVDKGVVESAARGYVAGYPMVDFKVTLYDGTFHTVDSSEMAFKIAGSIAFKAACEKLKISLLEPIVLVSVSCPDEYMGDIIGDLSSRRGKVLGSDSTGGITEIQAHVPMAEMQEYAKTLSSMTGGQGAFTMAFDHYEECPPPIAEKVIAESKKKEE from the coding sequence ATGTCGGACAACCTTGCCAGCCAACGCACCTATGCGCTGATCGGTCATGGCGGCTGCGGCAAAACCTCGGTGGCGGAGATGCTCCTTTTCACCACCAATGCCGTAGCCCGCCTTGGCAAGATCGAGGAGGGAACCACGGCGCTCGACTACGAGCCCGAGGAAGTCAAACGCCGGGGCAGCACACAACCCGGCCTGGCCACCTACCTGTTCAACAAGAACCGGCATTTCCTTCTGGACGTCCCGGGCGACGGCAGCTTCAACGGCGACCTGCCCTTTCTGCTGCGGGCCGTGGACGGCGTCATCTTCGTGGTCGACGCCGTGGACGGCGTCAAGCCCCTGACCAGGAAACTCTGGGGCGAAGTGGCCAAACTGGGCCTGCCCGCCGTCTTTTTCATCAACAAGATGGACCGCGACCGGGCCGATTTCGACATGGCGCTTTCCGGCATCCGCGAGAAGCTCGGCGTCAAGACCTACATCCAGAACCTGCCCATCGGGGCCAAGGAAAACTTCAAGGGCGTGGTCAACATCCTTGAGGGCAAGGCCTATCTTTTCGACGACAAGGGCGGCGCCACCGAAGGCCCTGTCCCCGACGACATGGCCGACGAGGTCGAGACGCTTCGCGAGACCATGGTCGAGGAGATCGCCGTGGCCGACGAGCAGCTCATGGAGCGCTACCTCGAAGGCGAGGAGATCTCCACCGAGGAGCTTTTGGCCACGGTCCACAAGGCCACGCTGTCCGGCCAGCTGTGCCCGGTGTGCTGCGGTTCGGCGCTCAAAAACATGGGCGGCGCCCGCCTGTTGGCCGCCGTGCAGAACTTCCTGCCCGGCCCCCTGGAAGGGGCCGAGGGCCAAAAGACCATCACGACGGCCGACGGCGAGGAAATTCCCGTGTCCGAGACCGGCCCGGTGGTGGCGTTCGTGTTCAAGACCCTCTTCGATCCCTTCGCCGGCCAGCTGTCGATGACGCGCGTGCTGACCGGAACGCTGGCTCCCAACCAGGACCTGCAAAATCCCGTCACCGACACCCTGGAGCGCGCCGGCCAGATTCTGTTGCCGCTCGGCAAGGAGACCGTGATCTCCAAGGAGCCGGCCGGCCCGGGTTCCATCGTGGCCCTGGCCAAGCTCAAGGACACGGGCACCGGGGACACCCTGAGCGACCCCAAAAAGCCCGTGACCGTGACCAAGCCGGTCCTGCCGCCGCCCATGATCTCCTACGCCCTGGCCCCGGCGGAAAAGGGCGACGAGGACAAGGTCTTCGCGGCCATGTCCAAGCTGCTCGACGAGGACATCACGCTGTCCATCACCCGCGACGAGGAGACCGGCGACATCCTGCTGTCCGGCATGGGCCAGACGCACCTGGAGACGGCCGTGGAGAAGGCCAAGCGCCGCTTCAAGGTCAGCCCGGTGCTGAAAGCCCCGAAGATTCCCTACCGCGAGTCGGTCAAGGGCAAGGTCGAGGTCCAGGGCCGGCACAAGAAGCAGACCGGCGGCCGGGGCCAGTTCGGCGACTGCTGGATTCGCATGGAGGGCCAGCCGCGCGGCGCGGGCTACGAGTTCGTGGACGCCATCGTCGGCGGCGCCATCCCGCGCCAGTACATCCCGGCCGTGGACAAGGGCGTGGTGGAATCGGCCGCGCGCGGCTACGTGGCCGGCTATCCCATGGTCGACTTCAAGGTGACGCTCTACGACGGCACCTTCCACACCGTGGACTCCTCGGAAATGGCGTTTAAGATCGCCGGCTCCATCGCCTTCAAGGCGGCCTGCGAGAAACTCAAGATATCGCTGCTCGAACCCATCGTGCTCGTGTCCGTGAGCTGCCCGGACGAGTACATGGGCGACATCATCGGCGACCTGTCCAGCCGGCGCGGCAAGGTGCTGGGCTCGGACTCCACCGGCGGCATCACCGAGATCCAGGCCCACGTGCCCATGGCCGAGATGCAGGAATACGCCAAGACCTTGAGCTCCATGACCGGCGGCCAGGGCGCCTTCACCATGGCCTTCGACCACTACGAGGAATGCCCGCCGCCCATCGCCGAAAAGGTGATCGCGGAGAGCAAGAAGAAGGAAGAATAG
- a CDS encoding sigma-54 dependent transcriptional regulator, whose amino-acid sequence MAHILLIDDDAILKETFGALMGRLGHRLTWAGSLEAGRAALSQGRFDVVLLDLRLPDGYGLDMMPEVRAAPGTPEIIIVTAQDDPEGAALAIKSGAWDYIQKPLTPARVTLPLTRALEYRAQKAARRPRAVLKREGIIGAGPAMEACLDLVAQAADSDASVLLTGETGTGKELFARAIHANSSRATNNFVVVDCAALPETLVESVLFGHVKGAFTGADRDRDGLVTLADGGTLFLDEIGELSPAIQKTFLRVLQDGRFRPVGSKNELQSDFRLVAATNRDLPVMAAGGMFREDLLYRLRTIVITLPPLRLRTEDIRALALHYMNRLCVRYRLPTKGFSDEFFQALAAYTWPGNVRELCSTMERVLLAYRGEPVLYPKHLPDEIRIQVLNAGAAGEPDGAGRATRTAAEGQPVPPWKAYRRRALDAAEEAYLRDLLVACGGTVVRAAKVSGLSVSRLYDLFRKYNLPTRA is encoded by the coding sequence ATGGCCCACATCCTGCTCATCGACGACGACGCCATCCTCAAGGAGACCTTCGGGGCGCTCATGGGGCGGCTCGGGCATAGGCTGACCTGGGCCGGGTCGCTGGAGGCGGGGCGGGCGGCGCTTTCCCAGGGCCGCTTCGACGTGGTGCTGCTCGATTTGCGCCTGCCCGACGGCTACGGGCTGGATATGATGCCCGAGGTGCGCGCCGCGCCCGGGACGCCGGAAATCATCATCGTCACCGCCCAGGACGATCCCGAGGGCGCGGCCCTGGCCATCAAGTCCGGCGCCTGGGACTACATCCAAAAGCCGCTCACCCCCGCCCGCGTCACCCTGCCGCTGACACGGGCGCTCGAATACCGCGCCCAGAAGGCCGCCAGGCGCCCGCGCGCCGTGCTCAAGCGCGAGGGCATCATCGGCGCGGGCCCGGCCATGGAGGCCTGTCTCGATCTCGTGGCCCAGGCCGCCGATTCCGACGCCTCGGTGCTTTTAACCGGCGAGACCGGCACCGGCAAAGAGCTTTTCGCCCGGGCCATACACGCCAATTCCTCCCGGGCCACCAACAACTTCGTGGTGGTGGACTGCGCCGCGCTGCCGGAAACGCTCGTGGAAAGCGTGCTGTTCGGCCACGTCAAGGGCGCCTTCACCGGCGCCGACCGCGACCGCGACGGACTGGTCACGCTCGCCGACGGCGGCACGCTGTTCCTCGACGAGATCGGCGAACTGTCCCCGGCCATCCAGAAGACGTTTCTGCGCGTGCTGCAAGACGGCCGCTTCCGGCCGGTGGGCTCCAAAAACGAGCTGCAAAGCGATTTCCGCCTGGTCGCCGCCACCAACCGCGATTTGCCGGTCATGGCCGCCGGCGGCATGTTCCGCGAGGACCTGCTCTATAGGCTGCGCACCATCGTCATCACCCTGCCGCCGTTGCGGCTGCGCACCGAAGACATCCGCGCCCTGGCCCTGCATTACATGAACCGGCTGTGCGTGCGCTACCGGCTGCCGACCAAGGGCTTCTCGGACGAGTTCTTCCAGGCCCTGGCCGCCTACACCTGGCCGGGCAACGTGCGGGAGTTGTGCAGCACCATGGAGCGGGTGCTGCTCGCCTATCGCGGCGAGCCGGTGCTTTATCCCAAGCATCTGCCCGACGAGATCCGCATCCAGGTGCTCAACGCCGGGGCGGCCGGCGAGCCGGACGGCGCCGGCCGGGCGACGCGGACGGCAGCCGAGGGCCAGCCCGTGCCGCCCTGGAAGGCGTATCGCCGCCGCGCCCTGGACGCGGCCGAAGAGGCCTACCTGCGCGACCTGCTTGTCGCCTGCGGCGGCACGGTCGTCCGGGCGGCCAAGGTCAGCGGGCTTTCGGTCTCGCGGCTCTACGACCTGTTCCGCAAGTACAACCTGCCCACGCGCGCCTAG
- the hydF gene encoding [FeFe] hydrogenase H-cluster maturation GTPase HydF, with translation MAESEAGKAPRGVRLVITLVGRTNAGKSSLLNAIAGQDVAIVSDFAGTTTDPVAKPYELLPLGPVTFYDTAGLDDTGQLGKLRMAATRKVLWRTDIAVVVADDSGLTDAERGIIADIRRLGIPFLVVFNKSDLAAPPEADLDWCRAENIRFARASAATGQGATAVKEALIALAPAEAVREPMLAGDLFGEGDTVVCVVPIDLAAPKGRLIVPQVQVLREILDGDATAVVVKERELEDALANLRRPPALVVTDSQVILKVSGDVPDDVPLTTFSTLFARFKGDLPILVAGAAAIDGLKDGDTVLMSEACSHHVQADDIGRVKLPRWISQYTGKDLRFEVHAGHDFPDDLERFALVVHCGSCMLGRMEMVRRIRECVRRGVPVTNYGVAISKVQGVLERVLRPVLR, from the coding sequence ATGGCTGAATCCGAAGCCGGCAAGGCCCCGCGCGGGGTCAGGCTCGTCATCACGCTGGTCGGGCGCACCAACGCCGGCAAGTCGTCGCTTCTCAACGCCATCGCCGGCCAGGACGTGGCCATCGTGTCGGATTTCGCCGGCACCACCACCGACCCCGTGGCCAAGCCCTACGAACTGCTCCCCCTTGGCCCGGTCACCTTCTACGACACGGCCGGCCTCGACGACACCGGGCAGCTCGGCAAGCTGCGCATGGCCGCCACGCGCAAGGTGCTGTGGCGCACGGACATCGCCGTGGTGGTGGCCGACGATTCGGGCCTGACCGACGCCGAGCGCGGCATCATCGCCGACATCCGCCGCCTGGGCATCCCCTTCCTGGTGGTCTTCAACAAGTCCGACCTGGCCGCCCCGCCCGAGGCCGACCTCGACTGGTGCCGGGCGGAAAACATCCGCTTCGCGCGGGCCAGCGCCGCCACGGGCCAGGGCGCCACCGCCGTCAAGGAGGCGCTCATTGCCCTGGCCCCGGCCGAGGCCGTGCGCGAACCCATGCTCGCCGGCGACCTGTTCGGCGAGGGCGACACCGTGGTGTGCGTGGTGCCCATCGACCTGGCCGCGCCCAAGGGCCGGCTCATCGTGCCGCAGGTCCAGGTCCTGCGGGAGATCCTCGACGGCGACGCCACGGCCGTGGTGGTCAAGGAACGCGAGCTGGAAGACGCCCTGGCCAACCTGCGCCGCCCGCCGGCCCTGGTGGTCACCGACTCCCAGGTCATCCTCAAGGTCTCCGGCGACGTGCCGGACGACGTGCCGCTCACCACCTTTTCCACGCTTTTCGCCCGCTTCAAGGGCGACCTGCCCATTCTCGTCGCCGGCGCGGCGGCCATCGACGGCCTCAAGGACGGCGACACCGTGCTCATGTCCGAGGCCTGCTCCCACCACGTCCAGGCCGACGACATCGGCCGGGTGAAGCTTCCCCGCTGGATTTCCCAGTACACGGGCAAGGACCTGCGTTTCGAGGTCCACGCCGGCCACGACTTCCCCGACGACCTGGAGCGCTTCGCCCTGGTGGTGCACTGCGGCTCGTGCATGCTCGGGCGCATGGAAATGGTACGCCGCATCCGGGAGTGCGTGCGACGCGGCGTGCCGGTCACCAACTACGGCGTGGCCATTTCCAAGGTGCAAGGCGTGCTGGAACGGGTGTTGCGGCCGGTGCTGCGCTAG
- the cgtA gene encoding Obg family GTPase CgtA — translation MRFVDEAWIIVRSGKGGRGAVSFRREKFIPRGGPDGGDGGAGGDIVFAADPDLLTLYDLRLRRIYEARNGEGGMGRQKNGRAAEDLVIRVPVGTELYELPPLGGPEPEASPDDDEDDGTIEGLVVDEHGFVREAPEDAAEEDIHPDDADGEDEARLLADLTAPGQTFVACRGGRGGKGNLHFASATMRTPRFAQPGEPGEERRIRLVLKVLADVGIIGLPNAGKSTFIAAVSRARPKIAAYPFTTLTPNLGVIENDYGDRLVLADIPGLIEGAHLGHGLGHRFLRHVERTRLLLHVVSAEDASPEGIFEAFDVVDEELRRFDEALAERPQLRVVNKIDLLSPEDLAARKAAAAAAGQEVLFMSALTGEGVEDVLEALWAVAAPRLAPPSGDAGNDL, via the coding sequence ATGCGTTTTGTCGACGAGGCCTGGATCATCGTCCGCTCGGGCAAGGGCGGACGCGGCGCGGTGTCGTTTCGCCGCGAGAAGTTCATTCCCCGGGGCGGCCCGGACGGCGGCGACGGCGGCGCGGGCGGCGACATCGTGTTCGCGGCCGACCCGGACCTGCTGACCCTCTACGACCTGCGCCTGCGGCGCATCTACGAGGCCAGAAACGGCGAAGGCGGCATGGGCCGCCAGAAAAACGGCCGGGCCGCCGAGGACCTGGTCATCCGCGTGCCCGTCGGCACCGAACTCTACGAGTTGCCGCCCCTGGGCGGACCCGAACCCGAGGCGAGCCCGGATGACGACGAGGACGACGGCACCATCGAAGGCCTGGTCGTGGACGAGCACGGCTTCGTGCGGGAGGCGCCCGAGGACGCGGCCGAGGAGGACATACACCCCGACGATGCCGACGGCGAGGACGAGGCCCGGCTCCTGGCCGACCTGACCGCGCCCGGCCAGACCTTCGTCGCCTGCCGGGGCGGGCGCGGCGGCAAGGGCAATCTGCATTTCGCCTCGGCCACCATGCGCACGCCGCGCTTCGCCCAGCCGGGCGAGCCCGGCGAGGAGCGGCGCATCCGGCTCGTGCTCAAGGTCCTGGCCGACGTGGGCATCATCGGCCTGCCCAATGCCGGCAAGTCCACCTTCATCGCCGCCGTTTCCCGGGCCCGGCCGAAAATCGCCGCCTACCCCTTCACCACGCTCACCCCCAACCTGGGCGTGATCGAAAACGACTACGGCGACCGGCTGGTGCTGGCCGACATCCCGGGGCTCATCGAAGGCGCGCACCTCGGCCACGGCCTGGGCCACCGCTTCCTGCGCCACGTGGAACGCACGCGGCTGCTGCTGCACGTGGTCTCGGCCGAGGACGCCTCGCCGGAGGGCATCTTCGAGGCCTTCGACGTGGTGGACGAGGAGCTGCGCCGCTTCGACGAGGCCCTGGCCGAGCGGCCGCAACTGCGGGTGGTCAACAAGATCGACCTGCTCTCCCCCGAGGACCTTGCCGCCCGAAAGGCCGCCGCGGCCGCCGCCGGGCAGGAGGTGCTGTTCATGTCGGCGCTGACGGGGGAGGGCGTGGAGGACGTGCTGGAGGCGCTGTGGGCCGTCGCCGCGCCGCGCCTGGCCCCGCCGTCCGGCGATGCCGGAAACGATCTGTAG
- a CDS encoding class I SAM-dependent rRNA methyltransferase — protein sequence MDAPLLTLKNNEERRLRAGHLWVFSNEVDTKKTPLTAFTPGQAAVVTASRGRPLGIATVNPGSLICARVMDRDPETRLDVAFFRGRLRDALALRGRFYATPHYRLLFSEGDHVPGLILDRYGDVVVGQLTTAGTDGLRDVILEAIVAETAPRAVLWRNDTGARDLEGLPRAVETAYGQAPETLEINEDGALFAVPALAGQKTGWFYDMRENRTALCQLVAGRTVLDLFAYAGAFSVRAALAGAAAAVCLDSSETARAMAAANAARNGVAGQVETVRADAAAYLEECAAAGRTFDVVSLDPPALVKRKKDLEAGLKAYERLNRLAMDVLADDGILMTCSCSQHVDAWELRRVALRAANAAGRRAQVLAQGRQGPDHPAHPAMAETAYLKSFTLRLLRNAPASGPGK from the coding sequence ATGGACGCCCCCCTCTTGACGCTCAAAAACAACGAGGAACGCCGCCTCCGTGCCGGACACCTGTGGGTGTTCAGCAACGAGGTGGACACGAAAAAAACACCGCTCACCGCCTTCACGCCCGGCCAGGCGGCCGTGGTCACGGCCTCGCGGGGCCGGCCCCTGGGGATCGCCACGGTCAACCCCGGCTCGCTCATCTGCGCCCGGGTCATGGACCGCGACCCCGAAACCCGCCTGGACGTCGCTTTTTTCCGGGGCCGGCTGCGCGACGCGTTGGCTCTGCGGGGGCGTTTTTACGCCACCCCCCATTACCGGCTGCTTTTTTCCGAGGGCGACCACGTGCCGGGGCTCATCCTCGACCGCTACGGCGACGTGGTCGTGGGCCAGCTGACCACGGCCGGAACGGACGGGCTTCGCGACGTGATCCTGGAGGCGATCGTGGCGGAAACCGCGCCGCGCGCCGTCCTCTGGCGAAACGACACCGGCGCCCGCGACCTGGAGGGCCTGCCCCGGGCCGTGGAGACGGCATACGGCCAGGCACCCGAAACGCTGGAGATCAACGAGGACGGCGCCCTGTTCGCCGTGCCGGCCCTGGCCGGCCAGAAAACCGGCTGGTTTTACGACATGCGCGAAAACCGCACGGCCCTGTGCCAGCTCGTCGCCGGCCGCACGGTGCTCGATCTGTTCGCCTATGCCGGGGCCTTTTCCGTGCGCGCCGCCCTGGCCGGGGCGGCTGCGGCCGTGTGCCTGGATTCCTCGGAGACGGCCCGGGCCATGGCCGCGGCCAACGCCGCCCGAAACGGCGTGGCCGGCCAGGTCGAAACCGTGCGCGCCGACGCGGCCGCCTACCTGGAGGAATGCGCCGCCGCCGGCCGGACCTTCGACGTCGTCAGCCTCGATCCGCCGGCCCTGGTCAAGCGCAAGAAAGACCTGGAGGCGGGACTCAAAGCCTATGAGCGCCTCAACCGCCTGGCCATGGACGTGCTGGCCGACGACGGCATCCTCATGACCTGCTCGTGCTCCCAGCACGTGGACGCCTGGGAACTGCGCCGGGTGGCCCTGCGGGCGGCCAATGCCGCCGGCCGGCGGGCCCAGGTGCTGGCCCAGGGCCGGCAGGGGCCCGACCATCCGGCCCATCCGGCCATGGCCGAGACGGCTTACCTCAAGTCCTTCACCCTGCGGCTGTTGCGGAACGCTCCGGCATCGGGCCCTGGGAAATGA
- a CDS encoding C10 family peptidase: protein MIQPWRMRALLIAGILYCLFIFVPISVFSATVSLDKANLAANGFAMSGASFMGKDVSGDIKSVVPVVNDAGLVLYYVVHTSPVGLIILAGDDQVEPIIAYSASATDIDTTTQHAIGALLQNDLSGRLAGIQAGFAAGDGKAAGAASATAAWARLEWLGASRQAPGWSVQPAISDVRVAPLIQSTWSQENLFDYAPYDPVSNPHLYNLLTPNNYPSGCVATAMTQVMRYFQYPTAPVGSQSGLYYYLNGDTNTPIPADFLGGDGQGGAYGWSDATMPLSPEASITESQRLAIGRLLFDAGISVHMDYASDGSGTNGELIAQSLVQHFFYGNAHVCQTDLATTDSSLSTAIHTAIDANLDSGLPVVLGIHRLGGGHEIVCDGYGIYTVEDEHGHVHSAPYHHMNMGWAGEDDWWYNLPTIDTPYSYNYTVLNHIIYNIFKTSQNEDSNQILSGRVLQQDQLPVPGAVVKAVTGNSSFQTTSNEKGIYAFTQIPANAAYTVTAEKAGYAFASKSVNIGKSSDFSLTTGNKWGINFVSSTEPGAGVAPRMLLLQ, encoded by the coding sequence ATGATTCAGCCGTGGCGCATGCGTGCGTTATTGATTGCCGGTATTTTGTATTGTCTCTTCATTTTCGTTCCGATTTCAGTGTTTTCAGCGACTGTATCTTTGGATAAAGCGAACCTGGCCGCAAACGGTTTTGCCATGTCTGGCGCGTCATTTATGGGGAAGGATGTCAGTGGCGACATCAAGAGTGTCGTTCCTGTGGTGAATGACGCTGGCCTTGTTCTTTACTACGTGGTGCATACAAGCCCAGTCGGCCTGATCATCCTGGCCGGTGACGACCAGGTCGAACCGATTATCGCCTATTCGGCCAGCGCGACGGATATCGATACGACAACGCAACATGCCATCGGCGCCTTGCTGCAAAACGATTTGTCCGGCCGCCTTGCCGGGATTCAAGCCGGGTTCGCGGCCGGAGACGGGAAGGCGGCGGGTGCGGCGTCCGCCACCGCCGCCTGGGCTCGGCTCGAGTGGCTCGGGGCTTCGCGGCAGGCGCCGGGCTGGTCGGTGCAACCGGCCATTTCGGACGTCCGGGTCGCCCCCCTGATCCAGTCGACCTGGAGCCAGGAAAACCTTTTCGATTATGCCCCCTATGACCCCGTCTCGAATCCGCATCTTTACAACCTGCTAACACCAAACAACTATCCCAGCGGCTGCGTTGCCACGGCCATGACCCAGGTCATGCGGTATTTTCAATATCCGACGGCGCCCGTCGGCAGTCAATCCGGTCTTTATTACTATCTCAACGGAGACACGAATACGCCGATTCCCGCGGATTTCCTTGGAGGCGACGGTCAGGGCGGCGCCTATGGCTGGTCCGATGCCACGATGCCCCTTTCGCCGGAGGCCTCGATCACGGAAAGCCAGCGGCTGGCCATCGGAAGGTTGTTGTTCGATGCGGGGATTTCCGTGCATATGGATTACGCCTCGGACGGTTCGGGAACCAACGGCGAATTGATCGCGCAATCCCTGGTGCAGCATTTTTTTTACGGCAATGCGCATGTGTGCCAAACGGATTTGGCGACCACGGACTCCTCGCTGTCAACCGCGATCCATACGGCGATAGATGCGAACCTCGATTCGGGATTGCCGGTAGTGCTGGGAATTCACAGGCTCGGGGGTGGACACGAAATCGTGTGCGATGGCTATGGAATCTATACTGTCGAGGACGAGCATGGCCATGTCCATTCCGCCCCGTATCATCATATGAACATGGGCTGGGCCGGCGAGGACGATTGGTGGTATAACCTGCCGACGATCGATACGCCGTACAGTTATAATTATACCGTGCTCAATCACATCATTTACAACATCTTCAAGACATCGCAGAATGAGGATTCGAATCAGATTCTCTCGGGGCGCGTCCTGCAACAGGACCAGCTCCCCGTGCCCGGGGCCGTCGTCAAGGCGGTAACCGGGAACAGTTCCTTCCAGACGACAAGCAATGAAAAGGGAATTTACGCATTTACGCAGATTCCCGCCAACGCCGCCTATACGGTCACCGCCGAGAAAGCCGGCTACGCCTTCGCATCCAAGAGCGTGAACATTGGCAAATCGTCTGATTTTTCACTGACGACCGGAAACAAGTGGGGTATCAACTTCGTTTCTTCCACGGAGCCCGGAGCGGGCGTCGCGCCGCGCATGTTGTTGCTGCAATGA
- a CDS encoding potassium transporter TrkG: MWHKKLFAPLALPIHLFAGAILLGAGLLCQPVSCAATPVSFLDALFTATSAACVTGLAVVDTGATFSRFGQIVILALIQLGGLGIMTVSTLIFYLWRRRVSLADHIAVGQSLLHDASFHLGRFLVRMVVVTAFIEAVGALALCLLDPVGFGPFSAVFHSVSAFCNAGFGLLPDNLMGYVGNPGVNLVVMWLIVSGGLGFGVLIEGYRAARSRLRRLAQPDARLFRLSWHARTVVTVSISLILAGAVMIFFGEFLGGRYPDLDASDRVLAVLFQSVTCRTAGFNTLNIGRMADASLVIMILLMFIGGSPGSCAGGIKTTTFRVLAAFGKSRMFGRRQAVIGRFAVDEDSIDRSVTLTVFAAGLVLASVLVLCFTEGAVAPHVEAGGRFLEIVFEAVSAFGTVGLSTGITPQLSPAGKLVITLLMFVGRLGPILFLSVLHGFQEPLRYRWPEQGMMIG, translated from the coding sequence ATGTGGCACAAGAAACTGTTCGCGCCCCTGGCCCTGCCCATCCACCTGTTCGCCGGGGCCATCCTGCTTGGCGCGGGCCTGCTGTGCCAGCCCGTCAGTTGCGCCGCGACGCCCGTGTCCTTCCTGGACGCGCTTTTCACCGCCACCTCGGCGGCCTGCGTCACGGGCCTGGCCGTGGTGGACACGGGCGCGACCTTCAGCCGTTTCGGCCAGATCGTCATCCTGGCCCTGATCCAGCTCGGCGGCCTGGGCATCATGACCGTTTCCACGCTGATCTTTTACCTGTGGCGCCGCCGGGTGTCCCTGGCCGACCATATCGCCGTGGGCCAAAGCCTGCTGCACGACGCCAGCTTCCACCTGGGCCGGTTTCTGGTGCGCATGGTCGTGGTCACGGCTTTCATCGAGGCCGTGGGCGCCCTGGCCCTGTGCCTGCTCGACCCCGTGGGCTTCGGGCCCTTCTCGGCCGTGTTCCATTCCGTCTCGGCCTTTTGCAACGCCGGCTTCGGCCTTTTACCGGACAACCTCATGGGCTATGTCGGCAACCCCGGGGTCAACCTCGTGGTCATGTGGCTCATCGTCAGCGGCGGCCTGGGCTTTGGCGTGCTCATCGAGGGCTACCGGGCGGCCCGCTCAAGGCTGCGTCGGCTCGCCCAGCCGGACGCCCGGCTTTTCCGCCTGTCCTGGCACGCCAGGACCGTGGTTACGGTCTCGATCTCCCTGATCCTCGCCGGCGCGGTCATGATCTTTTTCGGCGAGTTCCTGGGCGGGCGCTATCCCGACCTCGATGCCTCGGACCGGGTCCTGGCCGTGCTGTTCCAATCCGTGACCTGCCGCACGGCCGGGTTCAACACCCTGAACATCGGCCGCATGGCCGACGCCTCGCTGGTCATCATGATCCTTTTGATGTTCATCGGCGGCTCGCCCGGCTCCTGCGCCGGCGGCATCAAGACCACCACCTTCCGGGTGCTTGCGGCCTTCGGCAAATCCAGGATGTTCGGCCGGCGCCAGGCCGTGATCGGCCGCTTCGCCGTGGACGAGGACTCCATCGACCGCTCCGTGACCCTGACGGTTTTCGCCGCCGGCCTGGTCCTGGCCTCGGTGCTCGTTTTGTGCTTCACCGAGGGCGCGGTCGCCCCCCACGTGGAAGCCGGCGGCCGGTTCCTGGAAATCGTCTTCGAAGCCGTTTCGGCCTTCGGCACGGTGGGGCTGTCCACGGGCATCACGCCCCAACTGTCGCCGGCGGGCAAGCTCGTCATCACCCTGCTCATGTTCGTGGGCCGTCTGGGGCCGATCCTGTTCCTGTCGGTCCTGCACGGCTTCCAGGAACCCCTGCGCTACCGCTGGCCCGAACAGGGCATGATGATCGGCTAG